One genomic region from Bacillus aquiflavi encodes:
- a CDS encoding MBL fold metallo-hydrolase, protein MNVEKIDVNGYRIGIPVPFPMKYVYCYLFEHVDGYVLIDAGFNDRNAKAAWKQFFQQCNIHAKKIKTIYLTHFHPDHAGLAGWMQQLTGADVYMHEIDLNMINQVWGEDSLQTKLVEEMNLNHGVPRQLSADISIHMDLIAHHVHPLPQIKPLMTEEVEFGGKTWEVIHTPGHSNGHICFYQKEKGLLISGDHILDKITPNISLWPGASNTPLHDYIQSLRKIKELHVEKAFPGHGDIINRVNERIEQLIHHHKVRLKEMEELAHHQTAYQVADHIFAKKKLSPHQWRFAIAETIAHLEYLSFENKLKKENTNPIRYEKINLPS, encoded by the coding sequence ATGAACGTAGAAAAAATAGATGTAAACGGCTATCGAATCGGTATTCCAGTCCCGTTTCCAATGAAATATGTTTATTGTTACTTATTTGAACATGTAGACGGTTACGTATTAATTGATGCTGGATTTAATGATCGTAACGCAAAGGCGGCATGGAAACAGTTTTTTCAGCAATGTAATATACATGCTAAAAAAATTAAGACGATATACTTGACCCATTTTCATCCTGACCATGCTGGACTTGCTGGGTGGATGCAGCAATTAACGGGTGCCGATGTTTATATGCATGAGATCGATCTAAACATGATCAATCAAGTGTGGGGAGAAGACAGCTTGCAGACGAAACTTGTCGAGGAAATGAATCTTAATCACGGTGTTCCTCGCCAATTAAGTGCGGATATTTCTATTCATATGGATTTAATAGCTCATCATGTTCATCCTTTACCGCAGATAAAGCCTCTTATGACGGAGGAAGTTGAGTTTGGCGGAAAAACGTGGGAAGTTATTCATACGCCAGGACATAGTAATGGTCATATTTGCTTTTATCAAAAAGAGAAAGGACTGCTTATTTCCGGTGACCATATTTTAGATAAAATTACACCGAACATAAGCTTGTGGCCAGGAGCAAGCAACACCCCATTACATGATTATATTCAGTCGCTTCGTAAAATAAAAGAGCTTCATGTAGAAAAGGCATTCCCTGGACATGGAGATATTATTAATCGTGTAAATGAGCGGATAGAGCAATTGATTCATCATCATAAAGTACGCTTGAAAGAAATGGAAGAGCTCGCTCATCATCAGACAGCATATCAAGTTGCTGATCATATTTTTGCTAAGAAAAAGCTGTCACCACACCAATGGCGCTTTGCTATTGCCGAAACAATCGCCCATTTAGAATATTTATCATTTGAAAATAAACTTAAAAAAGAAAATACAAATCCGATCCGCTATGAAAAAATAAATTTGCCTAGCTAA
- the paaX gene encoding phenylacetic acid degradation operon negative regulatory protein PaaX, giving the protein MKPRSLMFTLYGEYIQYYGGEIWVGSLIQLMNRFGVSESSVRGAILRMVQNHLLRVRKIGNKSYYSVTEQGGRRVEDGVKRVYAAPSPLWDGKWRILMYSFPEEKRELRNEIRKELSWTGFGMISNSTWVSPNPLEDQVRQMIKNYHIEDYTMLLSSATVVSHSNQYVIDKGWDLQHISDEYDRFIQQYEPKFDELREKALNNSLTDEECFIERTQIVHEYRKFLFQDPGFPRDLLPENWSGTKARELFWNIHQLISIPAVRFFESIFEHAPDQEIDPERNKAINPFKEVYV; this is encoded by the coding sequence GTGAAACCAAGGTCATTAATGTTTACTTTATACGGAGAGTATATTCAATATTATGGTGGAGAAATTTGGGTAGGAAGTTTAATTCAGCTGATGAATCGATTTGGTGTTTCAGAATCTTCAGTACGCGGGGCCATTTTGCGAATGGTGCAAAACCATTTATTGCGCGTGCGAAAAATCGGCAATAAAAGCTATTATTCTGTCACTGAACAAGGCGGCAGAAGGGTTGAAGATGGGGTGAAAAGAGTATACGCTGCCCCGAGCCCACTATGGGATGGGAAATGGCGAATTTTAATGTACTCTTTTCCTGAGGAGAAACGAGAGCTGCGCAATGAAATTCGCAAAGAGCTAAGCTGGACGGGATTCGGCATGATTTCAAACAGTACATGGGTAAGTCCTAATCCTTTAGAAGATCAAGTTCGTCAAATGATAAAAAATTATCATATTGAGGATTATACGATGTTGTTGAGTTCAGCAACAGTCGTTTCCCATAGCAATCAATATGTTATTGATAAAGGCTGGGATTTACAGCATATTTCTGATGAATACGATCGATTTATTCAACAATATGAGCCGAAGTTCGATGAACTGCGGGAGAAAGCATTGAATAATTCATTAACAGATGAGGAGTGTTTTATCGAACGGACTCAGATCGTGCATGAATATCGTAAGTTCCTTTTTCAAGACCCAGGATTTCCGAGAGATTTATTGCCAGAAAATTGGTCAGGTACGAAAGCAAGAGAGTTATTTTGGAATATTCATCAATTAATCTCAATCCCAGCTGTTCGCTTTTTTGAATCTATTTTCGAACATGCTCCAGATCAAGAAATCGATCCTGAACGGAATAAAGCGATCAATCCATTTAAAGAGGTTTATGTATAA
- a CDS encoding adenine deaminase C-terminal domain-containing protein produces the protein MNIKASRKELVEVAKGERAAHLFIKGGTVINVYSGELLKQNLAIYEDCIAYIGHSEHCIDKSTKVINAEGMYVSPGFIEAHAHPWVVYNPISVTSKVLPLGTTTTVNDNLFFYMHMGVNGFKKLISDLKQLPGNFLWLVRLISQADYPGEREWFNEQDVQQLLELDDVVGTAEVTRWPLLYHGDPFLQHTMDYVKKLGKISDGHTAGCSYEKLNAIAAAGVSACHEAITAEEAIDRLRLGLWTTLRNSSLRPDLAEIIKLITEKKVNISRILMTTDGPHPAFIEKEGFVDGLVRQAVGLGVPVMNAIQMVTINAATYLRLDDYIGGLAPGKRADVILLPNLVDFRPDLVIANGEVVAENGVLTASLPEIDWNQYIVRKPFSFSTSVLETSELYLYPHTTNDPVPVIYFRSNVITQRKDIELPSKNGFADLSAHEGLLNAVLIDRNGEWIVKGILERFAVNVDGMASTYNTTTELLVIGKDHKAMAKAAAKVYEMGGGIAVVDGDEVVLEIPLPLTGMMTADRSFDVTVKYHNELLFALQQRGFPFHDILYTLLFLTCDFLPGLRLVPFGLYDVKSDEILLHATPLSNIFFKRTN, from the coding sequence GTGAATATAAAGGCATCGAGAAAAGAATTAGTCGAGGTTGCAAAAGGCGAGCGAGCAGCTCATTTATTTATTAAAGGCGGTACAGTCATAAATGTCTATTCTGGAGAGTTGTTAAAACAAAATCTTGCAATTTATGAAGACTGCATTGCTTATATTGGTCATTCGGAACATTGTATCGATAAGAGTACGAAAGTGATTAATGCGGAAGGGATGTATGTTTCACCTGGATTTATTGAGGCACATGCCCATCCATGGGTCGTGTATAACCCTATCAGTGTTACTAGTAAAGTATTGCCACTCGGCACAACAACAACAGTAAATGATAATTTGTTTTTTTATATGCATATGGGTGTTAATGGATTTAAAAAATTAATCAGCGATTTAAAACAATTGCCAGGAAACTTTCTTTGGCTCGTCCGCCTCATTTCACAAGCGGACTATCCAGGCGAGCGGGAGTGGTTTAACGAACAGGATGTTCAACAACTGCTTGAACTTGATGACGTTGTCGGTACAGCTGAAGTCACTCGCTGGCCGTTATTGTATCATGGTGATCCTTTTTTGCAACATACGATGGATTATGTAAAAAAGCTAGGTAAAATATCAGATGGTCATACTGCTGGCTGTTCGTATGAGAAATTAAATGCGATTGCCGCAGCTGGAGTTAGTGCATGCCATGAAGCAATTACAGCTGAAGAAGCAATCGATCGGCTTCGATTAGGCTTATGGACAACATTACGTAACAGTTCCTTGCGTCCAGATTTAGCGGAAATAATTAAACTAATTACCGAGAAAAAAGTGAACATAAGCCGAATTTTAATGACAACCGACGGTCCGCATCCAGCTTTTATTGAGAAAGAAGGGTTTGTGGATGGTCTCGTTAGGCAAGCTGTTGGACTTGGGGTCCCTGTTATGAATGCCATTCAAATGGTGACGATTAATGCAGCGACATATTTGCGGCTTGATGATTACATTGGAGGTCTTGCTCCTGGTAAACGTGCAGATGTGATTTTATTACCTAATCTTGTTGATTTCCGTCCAGATCTCGTCATTGCAAATGGTGAAGTTGTAGCCGAAAACGGTGTATTAACAGCTTCATTGCCTGAAATCGATTGGAATCAATATATTGTGAGAAAGCCATTTTCATTTTCAACATCAGTTTTAGAAACATCTGAACTTTATTTATATCCACATACAACGAATGATCCTGTTCCCGTTATTTATTTCCGCAGCAACGTTATTACACAAAGAAAAGATATCGAACTACCGTCTAAAAATGGTTTTGCAGACTTATCAGCGCATGAAGGTTTATTAAATGCTGTATTAATTGATAGAAATGGCGAGTGGATCGTGAAAGGGATTTTAGAAAGGTTTGCGGTGAATGTAGATGGCATGGCTTCTACTTATAATACGACAACTGAACTGCTTGTAATTGGAAAGGATCATAAAGCGATGGCAAAAGCAGCGGCAAAAGTGTATGAAATGGGTGGCGGGATTGCAGTTGTAGACGGTGACGAAGTTGTGTTGGAAATCCCTTTGCCATTAACAGGCATGATGACCGCAGATCGTTCTTTTGATGTTACGGTTAAGTATCATAATGAGCTTTTATTCGCATTACAGCAACGCGGCTTTCCTTTCCACGATATTCTTTATACATTATTATTTTTAACATGTGACTTTCTTCCAGGCTTGCGTTTAGTTCCTTTCGGTTTATATGATGTAAAGTCAGATGAAATATTACTTCATGCAACACCATTAAGCAATATCTTTTTCAAACGAACGAATTAA
- a CDS encoding enoyl-CoA hydratase/isomerase family protein has product MTTALKTKTITVTKKDGVAEIHMHVNKTNAYDLEYYKELNAAIDDIRFDNDVKVVVLMSDMPKFFSAGANINFLKASEPRFKTQFFLFCNETLDKIARSPQIWIACLEGHTVGGGLEMALACDLRFMGDEAGKIGLPEVTLGVLAGTGGTQRLARQVGHSKALDMNLTGETLSPQEALDIKLVDRLFPQKETRAKTLEYARKIASSATYATSNIKLSIMNGKEMPLNVAIRYEGELQNLLFRSQDAQEGLSAFIEKRPANWTGQ; this is encoded by the coding sequence TTGACAACAGCATTAAAAACGAAAACGATTACGGTTACTAAAAAGGACGGAGTCGCAGAAATTCATATGCATGTTAATAAGACAAATGCCTACGATTTGGAGTACTACAAGGAGCTAAATGCTGCAATTGATGATATTCGCTTCGACAATGATGTGAAAGTTGTTGTGTTAATGAGCGACATGCCAAAGTTTTTCTCTGCTGGAGCAAATATTAATTTCCTTAAAGCTTCAGAACCACGCTTTAAAACACAATTTTTCCTTTTCTGTAATGAAACATTAGATAAAATTGCCCGTTCACCGCAAATTTGGATTGCATGTCTGGAGGGACATACAGTTGGCGGCGGTTTAGAAATGGCGTTAGCGTGTGATCTTCGTTTTATGGGTGACGAAGCTGGAAAAATTGGACTTCCAGAAGTAACGCTCGGTGTGTTGGCAGGTACTGGCGGAACACAGCGCTTAGCACGTCAAGTCGGGCATTCAAAAGCCCTTGACATGAACCTTACGGGCGAAACGCTTTCTCCGCAAGAAGCTTTGGACATTAAGTTAGTTGATCGCTTGTTCCCGCAAAAAGAAACGAGAGCAAAGACTTTAGAATATGCACGAAAAATTGCTAGCAGTGCTACGTATGCAACTTCAAATATTAAATTATCAATTATGAATGGAAAAGAAATGCCATTAAATGTTGCGATTCGTTATGAGGGTGAACTGCAAAATCTCTTATTCCGTTCACAAGATGCTCAAGAAGGATTATCCGCATTTATTGAAAAGCGACCAGCTAATTGGACAGGTCAGTAA
- a CDS encoding acyl-CoA thioesterase, giving the protein MRMNEIDILVNWGDTDKAGIVYYPNYFKWFDIAGHQFFRSCNLSPSQLESERNIILPLLDVRCTFEQPLLYEDLITVRTSVDEIQNKTIKLSHEVFKGEIRTGYGYELRGWVKQTANGIKAVPIPNDVVAILKENIHTNGKKLKPRFNA; this is encoded by the coding sequence ATGAGAATGAATGAAATCGACATACTTGTGAACTGGGGCGATACTGATAAAGCAGGCATCGTTTACTATCCTAACTATTTTAAATGGTTTGACATCGCAGGCCATCAGTTTTTTCGAAGCTGCAATTTATCACCTAGCCAATTAGAAAGTGAACGAAATATAATTCTTCCGCTCTTAGATGTTAGATGTACATTTGAACAGCCTTTATTATACGAAGATTTAATTACAGTGCGCACTTCTGTTGATGAAATCCAAAACAAAACAATTAAACTGAGCCATGAAGTATTTAAAGGCGAAATTCGCACTGGCTATGGCTATGAGTTAAGAGGATGGGTGAAGCAAACAGCAAACGGAATTAAAGCTGTGCCGATTCCAAATGATGTGGTTGCGATTCTGAAAGAAAATATTCATACAAATGGAAAAAAACTGAAACCGCGGTTTAATGCATAA